The genomic segment CCAGCGGCACTGACCGCCAACTCCAGTTCCTTTTTCCATTGCGGCGCAAAATAGTCCTGCACATCCATTGTGATTGCGATGGCTTCTTCTCGGGTCACTGAATCGTCGGCGTCCAACATTTGCACGGTCCGCAATCCACGGGGATTGTTGGTGTCCCACGACACGTTATAGATGTAGTCTTTATAATCGCCCGGTTTGAGTGGCGAATTGACCATCATGTTTTCCGGACTGATATTGCAGTTCTGCATGTAGCCCTGCGGCGGATTAAAAATGTGCACCAGATCGTCGATCGAATGCTTGCCTTTCCAAGCGGTCTTCGAGGTATTGCCCGGCACAGGGCGATTCCAATCGTAGCCGTCGGGACGAATCGGCGTTGCTCCGCTTCGGACATAGCCAATGTCCCCATTGGTGTCGGCGAACATGATGTTTTGCTCGTTGAACTCGCACATGCCGATGGCGTCATAAAATTCGTGTACGTTCTTGGACATCGCCATGCGATAAAATTGTTCGAACAGGCCGGTCTGTTCAAGATAGGGTGAGGCACCGACAAAAGCTTTGCCGGTTTTGAGGTCCGGCGGGGTAACCAACGGGCCGAGGTGTGTATAGACCGCGGGACGGATGGCGGGTGTTTGGCCTTTGACCGCGATCGGAAATACGGTCGTTTCGCATTTGCGCCACTGGCCATCGTATTCGTACTCTAGCAGTGGGTTCATCCGGACATTCATTTCATAGACGTCCGACGTATCGGGCCCCCCCGTCGTCAATGCCCAACCGACGTTCTGGTTGTGCCCGATCCCCATGATCGGCGAGCCGATTAAGAAATAACCGTTCATGTGCAAGTCCCCCGCATGCACGCGGGCTTCGTACATGACCGCCAACCCCTCCCAAGTCAGATGCGGGTCGGACAGCAAAATCGCAACGTTATCCGCTGAACGCGATGGAGAAACCGCCCATTGGTTGGAACGTTGGGCAGGCTGCTCACGTTTTTTTCCGTTTTTCAAATCGTCTTGTATCGTTCCCAACGGCCACCGCAGAATCATGGCCCGGCCGATCGTCGGAATCTTCCAAGGTTCTAATTCGACCGCGAAGTCGGGGACCGCGTCGGGATGCTCATCGGAATATGCCTGAACACCCGCCGTGAAATTCTCCGCAAATTCTTTGAGATGCGGCGGCAACGTCTTCCAGGATTCCTTGGCCAACTCCGCATTACGGCACAACCGCATGATGTAGTCTTGCTCGAGATACTTTTTGCCAAACGCTTCGGACATCGTCCCCAAGCCGGTACGCAGGCTGATGTGAATGTCCTTTAAGCGATCTTGGGCCTGCGCATAGCCCAGACCATAAGCGCCATCGGCCGCTGTGGCTCCATAGATATGCGGGACGCCCCACTTATCGCGATGGATCGTCACTGTACGCTCAGCAGCGACGCCGATTTCGACTATGTGAGTTACAAGCAAGGCAACAACGAAAAAGCACAGACGAAAACGCATGTTACTAAACTCCAGGGCGTGGGGCCGAGATACGGACCAGTAGAATGACCAAGGTCCAAAAAAGACCGTGCACTCACTGTAACCGACATGGCCCCGTAGGGCCAAGCTTCGCGGACCGGGAAATTCCTTAATGATCATCTGGAACCGTCGACGCCGGTTGAGCCTGCTCTGACCGGAAATCTCGCGTTACGTCACCGAATGATCGTTCGACGTTACGAAATCGTCGCCAATTTTTGGCCATTGGCGATGTGGTCCCCTTGAGCAACGGCGATGCTGGCGACGGTTCCTGCTGCGGGCGCGGTCGCATTGATCTCCATCTTCATCGCTTCCAAGACAACAAGAATGTCCCCTTCGTTCACCGCGTCGCCAACTTGAACGGGAACGCGGAGTACCACGCCCGGCATTGAGGCGTTGACGTCGACTTGCGCACCTCCGGCCAGCGCTCCCGCAGCAGCGGCAGCCGGGGCGTCGGATGCTGACAGGGCCACCTGATAGGAGCGGCCATTGACCGTGGCATTGTTTCCATCGACTGTTAATGCAAACGTTTCGCCGTTGACGGTGACATTGTAACTGGCGGGTTTGCCCGGCGTGGCGGCCGGCGCTGCTGCGGTGTCCTGCGCGGGGTCGACTTTCCGCACTCCGATAGTCGCCTCCCCTTTCAGATAAGCGATTCCCTTTTCGGCGCAGGTCGCAGCGATGAAGATATTCTCGTCTGTGGTCGGCAGGTGTTCCGCTTCGAGCACCTTCTTAGCAACTGCGATCCCTTTTTCGGGATCCTCGTTATTCATATCGAGCGGCGCACGTGTGGTCGGTTCCAAGCCAAGTTGTTCCGACGCAATTTTGATAATCTCTGGATCGGGTGCGACGGGGGTTTTACCAAAGTAACCCAGTACCATTTTTCCATACGACGGTGCAATCCGCGTCCAGGGCTCACTCATGACGTTGTTGAGCGCCTGTTGCACGTAGAATTGCGACACGGGTGTTACGGATGTCCCGAATCCGCCGCGGCGGACGACGTCGCTCATGGCTTTGATCAAATCGGGATACTTATCGATAATCCCATTGTCGCGCATCATCTGTGTATTGGCGGTCAAAGCTCCCCCCGGCATCGGGCTCCAGGGGATCAGCGGTTCGACCGTGGTGGCTTCGGGAGGCAGGAAGTAATCGCTCATGCAATCCTTGAAGACCTCTTCGGCTTCGCGCACCTTGTCGATGTCGATATCGAGCGTGTACTGTGAACCGCGCAGTGCGTGCCACATCACCAGAATATCGGGCTGACAGGTCCCCCCGGAGCAGGGGGCCATCGACAGGTCGATTGCATTGGCACCGGCATCCAATGCGGCAATATTCGCCTGCACCGAAATCCCGGCGGTTTCGTGCGTGTGAAAATGAATGTAGGTTTCCGGCGGGAGCATTTTCCGTGCAGCTTTGATGGTTTCATGTACTTTGGACGGCACTGCTGTTCCAGAAGCATCTTTGAAACAAATCGAATCAAACGGAATTTCAGCATCCAGAATCTGATGCAGACGATTCGCATAGAACGCCGCGTCATGCGCGCCGCTGCAACCTGGAGGGAGTTCCATGAGGGTGACACAGATTTGGTGCTTCAAACCGGCATCGACAATGCACTGCCCGCTGTAAACGAGGTTTTGCACGTCGTTGAGCGCGTCGAAATTGCGGATCGTGGTGATGCCGTGTTTTTTGAACAACTCCGCATGCAATTTGATGATGTCGCTGGACTGCGACTCCAAGCCGACGACATTCACGCCCCGCGCCAACGTTTGCAAATTCGCGTCAGGTCCAGTCACGGCCCGAAACTGGTCCATCATGTCGAAGGCGTCTTGGTTGCAATAAAAATACAACGACTGGAATCGCGCGCCGCCTCCCGCCTCGAAATAGTTAATACCCGCGTCACACGTGGCTTGTAGAGCAGGTAGAAAATCTTCGGTCAAAACGCGGGCCCCGTAGACCGACTGGAATCCATCCCGGAACGCGGTGCACATGAAGTCGACTTTTTTAGTCACGTGATTCGTCTCTTCAGCTAAAATGACGTTTGGTTCGAGGAGCGAAAACGATCCGATTGAGCAGCGATGCTGAGTACGGTTCAGCTCACAAGACAGACCAAAGTACGCCTGCGGCAACGGCAGATCCGAGCACGCCGGCCACATTCGGCGCCATGGCGTGCATCAACAAGTGATTGTCCGTCCCTTCTTCCAACCCGACCATTTGCGCCACGCGGGCTGAGTCCGGCACAGCTGAGACCCCTGCGGCACCGATTAAGGGATTGATTTTATGATGTAAGAACAGGTTCATGAATTTGGCGAACAACACCCCGCAAGCTGTCGCCACGCCAAAGGCCGTCGCCCCCAATGCGAAGATCAATAACGATTCCCCTTTGAGAAACGTTTGAGCCTGCGTACTGGCACCGACGGAAAAACCGAGAAAAATGGTCACGATGTCAATCATCGACGTTCGGGCGCTTTGTGCGAGACGGTCGGTCACACAACTCTCTTTGAGCAGATTTCCAAAGAACAACATGCCGATCAACACAATCGCTCCCGGCGCCAGCAATGCACAGATTAAGAATGCGACGATGGGAAAGATGATTTTCTCCCGCTTCGTAACATCTCGTGTCGATTGCATGCGAATCTTGCGTTCGTCGGATGTCGTCAGCAACCGCATGATGGGCGGCTGAATCACCGGCACGAGTGCCATATAGGAATAGGCAGCAATGGAGATCGCTCCCAGCAACTCCGGGGCGAGTTTGGCTGACAAGAAAATCGCCGTCGGGCCGTCCGCCCCGCCGATAATACCGATCGCTCCCGATTGTTGCGGTGTAAACCCTAAATAGAGCGCACCCAACAAAGTTAAAAACACGCCAAATTGAGCAGCGGCCCCCAAGAGCACAAGCTTGGGATTGGAGAGCATTGTGGAAAAGTCGGTCATCGCCCCAATGCCCAGAAAAATGAGCGGCGGAAAAACTCCCTGTTTTACCCCAAAATAGATGTAACTGAGGACGCTCCCCTCGTCGTAAACCCCCAATGACATTCCTTCCACAGGCGGAATATTTCCGACCACGATCCCCATGCCGATCGGAACGAGTAATAACGGTTCATAGTCCTTAGTGATCGCTAACGTGATAAATACGATGCCAATCAGAATCATCAACGCATTGCCAAGCGTGAGATTCACGAACCCTGTCGACTGCACAAACTGCAGTAAAATCTCCATGCCAGTCCCTGACTAACGTCTCTGGTTGTCGTGTGATCCGCGGAGAAGTGTGCGACTAGCGCCTCGGGCTGTTGGCTAGAGGATGCTATGGCTGCTTTGAGCGGATTTCGTGCAAGACGAATCCTACGGCTGCGGCAATTTTCTCGTTGTCGGTCGTCTGTCGCATGGCTGGTGCATGCGTTTGATGCTCCTGTTCCTCCGGGAGCATGAACGCCAATGCGTCGAGAATTTTTGGCAAAAGCGAGATAAATACCGAGATGAGCGTCAATGCGACGAAGACAATCAACAATCCGGTGACGGCTATTCCGAAGCCGTTAAAGTCGTCGTTGATAATATTGTCGAAACCCCGTTTCGAGGGTTCCTGCAAAGCTTCGGTCGGTACGGCTTGCGCAAATATTTCCACAAAACCCATGAAGCCCAGTTCCTATGAACGGATGTCCGACCGCGCAATCGCTCCGCAGCGCTCCAGAAGCGTAAAAGTTTTCTGAGTTTAACCAGCCAAAATTCTATTGTCGAGACGCTCGTCGCAAAATCCTAAAACCTGCCTCTAACCCGGATAAGGTACACATTTTCCCTGACAATTCCCGGTGAAACTCCTGTCGCTTTGGGGCGAATTCGTTGCCGCCTATCTCATTTTGCATCAAACCGTAACGATTTTGCCGAAAATGTCGAAGTTCCCGGCTGTATCGGTCGATACATATTCCTATCAAGCAGGAATCAAAAAACGGTGAGCCGAGTTTTGAACCTGTCGTTGTGCCATTTCACGTTCCGGAACCGTTTGTTCCAGTCGCTGGGTGATCCAATTGGGGATTGCGATTCGTCGACCGAACGCGATACCGATACTTCGAACGACTATTCAGAAAGTTAACCATGAAAGCTCTTCGTCACGCTGCTCGTCCGGTAGTCGCCTTGGTGGGCTGCGCACTGATGACCTGCACATTCGTGGGCTGCCAGACATCAGTCGGCGGACAAACCTTGCCGTCGGCCTACTATCTTCGCGACGACATGCAATATTACCCGCATGGTCCTGAAGATCAGCTGACCAACCAAATCAACGCCATCGAACAATACAAGCTGGAACAAGCCGGCTTGGCCGAAGGCATCGACATCGAACCGCCAGCACCCCAACCTGGGAACTGATGCGTTTCACACGATCGAATATTATCCCGTCCTCCCACTTAAATACCTATTCACTCCGTTCATAACGCAGTAACTCGTAAGTCGTGGCTGACAGCACTAATCGACCTATTAGTGAAAGACGTCGCGGCTTCGGGGGGGACGAACCCTTTGCAGCAGGATCACTCGCGGCACGGTCGGTTTTCCTAACAGCTTCCGACCATTGTTGAACGATCTTGCAACGCAAAGGATAACAGGGACAAAAGCCAACTCTCCGGAGTTTGACTTTCGTCCCTGTTTCTTTATGCGCTGACCGGTATTGGCGGCGTGATTAAATCCGCTTCGACAACCGCTCGGCCAACCGCGTCAAAGCCGGGCTGACGTCGGTTTTTTCCAGGTGAATGTTCAGCAGACTGAACGCATCTTTATTCGCCAGCGCCGCATGCAGCGCCTTGTCCAGATCGCCTTCGGTATGCACCTCAAATCCCCAGCCCCCGCCCAACAGATCCGGCATGCGGTGGTAGGCCCAGTTTGGAATATCGTTAAATGGGCCTTCGTGCAAGAACCGCTCGGTGCCATAACCCTTGTTGTTCAGCACCAACACGATCGGGTTGAAACCATGTTTCAACGTCGTGGAGAGTTCCAAACAGGTCATCTGAAAAGCCCCGTCGCCGACAATCACCAACGGCCGCAACTTGCGGTTGGCGCATTGCACACCCAAGGCGGCCGGAACCGCGAAGCCCATCGACGTGTAATACGCCGGGCTGAGGAACTCGCTGCGGCGATAGATCGTCAAATCGGACGCCCCGAACAGCGAATCGCCAATATCGGCCACCACGACCATATTGTCATCCAGCAACTCGTTAATCCGCGCGAATAGCCGTTGCTGCGTGACTTTGTTTTCCGGTTGCAACTCAAATTTCTTTGCCACCGGACGGACTGAGTCCGGAATCTCGCGTTTCGGCGGCTTCAAATCGGTTTTGACCAAGCCTTTGACAAAATCCTTAAGCTGCACGTCACGATAGTGATGGTGCCGAATCCGCAGCCCTTCGCTGGTGATGTAAATACACTGTCCCGGGTCGATATGCGCGGTATAAATCCCGAGATTGATATCCGTCATGAACGTGCCGAGGAGAATCACGCAGTCGCTGTCTTCGACAAACTTTCGTACTCCGTCCCGGCCCATTGCTCCTTCATAAATTCCGAGATACAGCGGATGCGTTTCACTCACGACTGATTTCCCGAGCAGCGTCGCGCACATTGGAATCTTGTTTTTCTCCGCCAACTTCACGACTTCTTGCTGCAAGCCAAAGCGATGCATCTCAACACCCGCAATGATCACCGGACGCTTGCAACCATTGATCATTCTTTCTGCTTCAGCCAATGCCTCTGTAAGAGCCTGTTTGTGGCTACTCAGTTTGTCTTCCTGCGGTTCGTGCGGAAAGAGTGCCTGTGTTTGAACGCGGTCGCGGGGGAGTTCGAGATAAACCGGACGTTTATAACGGACCGCCGCTGCTAAGCAGCGGTCGATCTCCCGAAATGCCGTCAACGGGTCTTCCAAGGTTGCCGAGGCGATTGTGATCTTGTCGAAGACTTCGTGCTGCGTATTGAAATCCTTGACGCGATGATGCAGCAGAGGATCGGAGACACGTTCCTCCATGCCCGGCGCACCGCTAATGACAATCAACGGAGATTTTTCGGCATAGGCGCCCGCCACGGAATTGCACGTGCTTAGGCCTCCTACGCAATAGGTCACACAAACAGCGCCAAGCCCGTTGACGCGTGCATAGGCATCGGCAGCGAATCCGGCGCAGTCTTCGCGTGTCGCGCCGATCACCTCAATCGGGCTTTCCTCGAGCAGGTTATAAAACTGCAGCACAAAGTCGCCCGGAATGCCAAAAATGTGCTTCAGTCCGTAATCCTGCAGTCGCCTTATCAAATACCCGCCAATCGTCGGCAAGGATTCGTTGTCGGCATTTTTGCGGGGTTTCGTCGACATCTCAGCCACCTCCTGTCTGGGTTTATCAACCGCGGTCCCATCTGCAGGAATTCTGTGTCGAAAACAGGGGAGGGTCAAGGGGCGGCGGTGCGCAACCCCGATAATCCACAATTTTCATCCAACGCTTTACGTTAGGCATGGCTATTCCGTAAGGTAAATGCAGCGCCGAACTTAGACATTTTTGCATCCTCTTATCTCCCCCGATTTCATCTCGAACGTGCAAGGCGTCCTTCCATGCGTTCCCAATACTCCCCGCTGCTGTTTTTCATCTATCCCGCCATTGCCATGTTGCTCGGTTGGGGCCTGCGGGGAACAATTGGCGGGGGGCCCATCGGCGCGCTCATTCCCGGTGCGATGGTCTCGTTAGTGTTATGCCAACTCTTAAACCGCCGCAATTCGGTCGGTTTCATCATCTGCCTGGGCGCACTGGGAATCGGTATCGGCGGGCACCAAACCTACGGACAAACGATCGGCTTGTCGCGCTTCGGTGAGACTTACTTGTGGGGCTCGTTTGCAATGGCGGTCAAAGGTGCTGTCTGGGGATTTCTCGGCGGCGCCGTTTTGGGGCTCGCCTTCGTGCGCGACCGTTTCACAACCAAACAAATTCTCTTTGCCATGACGGCCATGGTGGCTGCCACATTCGTCGGTTGGGCTTACTTGGATGCACCGCGACATCCTTACTTTTATTTCTCCGACCCGGACAAACCACGGGCCGAGATATGGGCCGGGCTTTTGTTGGGCGGCCTCGCCCTCCTCGCCTCCCTGGCTGTCTCCAGCGACAATAAAGTCCCCGCTTCATTTGCCATGTGGGGCTTGTTGTTTGGGGGACTCGGTTTCGGACTGGGCGGACAATTGATTGCTTTCGGATCACGTCTCGACCCGCCCTATCGTTCCTTCTCCTGGTGGAAGGGGATGGAATTCAGCTTCGGGTTTTTGCTCGGTGGCGGACTGGGGCTTGCCGCTTATTTTAACCGTGACCAACTGGCCGAACCGGCAACGCCTACGCCCGAACTGGTCCCCAAACAGACGCCTTTTCTCCCCGCGCTGTTTCTGGGGGCAATCCTGGTACTCACCGTCCACCGTCTGCATTTCACCGTCCCGGTGCTGTTCATCATGGTCATCGAACTGGCCGTACTGACCGGATTGGTACTGAATTCCAACTTCTTCGGCTGGCACATCGCTGTCACACTCACGGTCTATTCATTCGGCCTCGACCTGATGCGCGCCATTGGCCGCCTGCTGCGGGACGGTAAAGTGGTTTATTTCAATGACAACATTGGCACCTGGTGGGTTGTCGTTGCACTCATGAGTCTCGGCACAGCGATCGCCGTCACCGCGAACTATCGATCCAAGCAACCGTCCATCAAAGCCATGTTGTTACTCATCACCTGGACTGGCACCGCCGTGGGATTGATGAAAATGTACCAATTATCCCAACAGGATCACGACGTGAATTACTACTTCGTCTGCGGCACATTTCTCGTCTCCGCCATCTTGACGACGTTGATCGCCTGGATCATCCCCGAAACTCGTCCGATCGACGCCGCCGAAACCACTTGAACTATCTCGAACCTTCAGCGTGGCACGATCCCAACCCTAAGAATCGGGGTGCCACTGGCTTTGCCAGTGCCTCGCAACTGATTCAATCAAATAGACCTGCACTGGCAGAACCCGTGGCACGCAATCCTATAAAATCAGTATCCTTAATCATGCGATTCGTACTCCTACTCGGGATGACATTTCTAAGCACCGGCAGCGCCATGGCCGACGACGTTTGGCGACGGCATACGATCGATGATTCGTCGCGCGGCGCCGACGGAGTGCGACTGACTGACATCAATGGCGACGGCCTGCTCGATATCACGACCGGTTGGGAAGAAGGGGGCATCGTCCGTGTTTATCAACATCCCGGGCATGCGAAGGCTCGGGGCAAATGGCCGGCTGTCACCGTCGGCCAAGTCGCTGCCCCGGAAGACGCCGTCTTCGCCGATCTCGACAACGACGGCGCCGTTGATGTCATCAGTTCCTGCGAAGGCAAGACACGGACCATCTTTGTGCATTGGGCACCGAGCGATGCGAACGATAACCTCAATGCATCCGCCTGGAGCACCGCCGCCATTCCCGCGACGCAAAACCGCACGCAGTGGATGTTCTGCGTCCCCGCCCAAATCGATGGCAAGCATGGCGTGGATCTCATCGTCGGCTCCAAAGGCAAGAAGGGTTTGATCGGTTGGCTACAAGCCCCAAAAGATCCGCGTCAATTGGACCAATGGAAATTGCACACCATTTGCCCCGCCGGTTGGATCATGTCGCTCATCTGGACCGACATCGACGGCGATGGCAATCACGACATCCTCGCCAGCGACCGCCGCGGAGCAGGGCGGGGTTGTTTTTGGTTAAAAAACCCCGGCAACGACGGTCCGCTGAGCGAACCGTGGACGAAACACCCCATCGGCACCGGCAACCGCGAGGTGATGTTTCTGGATTATGCCGATGTCGATGACGACGGCCTCACCGATGTTGTCGTTCCCAATAAGCCTGGACAAATTCTCTGGCATCGCCGACAACCAGGAAAGCAGGTCGCCTGGGAGACCTCACAAATTCCGTTCCCCAAAAATGTCGGCACCGGAAAATCCACAGCCATTGCCGACATCAACAACGACGGCCGCGCCGATATCGTGTTCTCCTTTGAAAACGCCAAGAACGTCTCCGGCATCATCTGGATGGAACAACAGCAAACCGACGCCGGCGAAATCACCTGGCAACAACACACCCTGAGCGGCCCGGTCGGCACGAAATTCGATCTGATTCAGACCAGCGACATCGATGGCGACGGCGACCTGGATGTCATGACTTGCGAAGAGCGGGAGAACCTCGGCGTGATCTGGTACGAGAACCCCGGCCAGTAGGCAGTAGGCAGTAGGCAGAAAATAGCACACGGGTGGCCGCGATTGCGAATAGCAATCGGGGTGGGCGCAGCCCACAAGAAGCCGCAATTTACGCTTTCAGAATATTACGGATTGAATTCTGAAATGAGCAAGCAATTATTGGAATACGTTAAACGTTTTCTGCAGGGCGAAATTCCGGTTGATGAATTTGTAGAGTCTTACGATGCTAAGTGGAAAGCAGAGAGGGATTCTAAAGAATTATTGGCGGACGACCCAATAACTAGCGAAAAGTTGTCCACGTTTTTCTGTTTTGCAGACCTGTACAACCCAAATGATGATCGATTCGAATACGAGTTCGACGAAAAGCGGCTACGTGCTGAAATGCAAAAAGTTTTTGACGGTGAGCTTGGTGATTGAATGGCAGGATATACGCAGGCACAGGATCGCAAGTAGCCGCAGTCCACGCCACCAACCACCCCAAAGACCGTAGGGCAGGCCGACGCCTGCCGTCCCTTACGCACCGTTGAACGCCCGCACGGCAGGCGGAAGCCTGCCCTGCACAAATTGTGGTACAATGCGCACCCAAATAATTTCTCAGCGGTCTCTTGACCATTTCCTAAGCAACCGAGCCGCTCGGCATGCCCAACCTTTCAACCGTCACCCTACGACGTCTGCTCACCGGGCTGACTTGCCTGTTGATCGCTAAGGTCGTCGTCCTCACGCTGATTAGTTACCGCGACTACATCCCGCCCGATTTCCATGCCGACTTTCTCTTCGGCCGCGAATCTTATTTTTATCATAGTTATGCCTGGGCGTTTTACGTCCATATCTTCGCCGGGCCAGTGACTCTGGTGTTAGGCGTGATTCTATTGAGCAATCGGTTCCGCCTACGCTTTCCCCGCTGGCATCGCATTCTGGGGCGGATACAGGCGTTGTGCATCCTGTTCTTTCTCGCCCCCAGTGGGCTGTGGATGGCGCGGTGGGCGATGACCGGGGCTGTGGCGGGCGTTAGTTTTGTAATGCTGTCGATTGCGACCGGACTGTGTGTTGCCCTGGGCTGGCGGGCTGCGGTTCAGCGGCGATTTGCTGTACACCAACGCTGGATGCAGCGCTGCTTTGTATTGCTCTGCTCGGCGGTCGTGATCCGCGTGATGGGGGGCCTGACGATCGTGACCGCCGCCGACGCCCCGTGGATTTATCCGCTCTCCTCCTGGCTGAGCTGGACCGTCCCGCTGCTGATTTATGAAGCATGGCAACACCCTGGGTGGCCCAGAAAGAATGTTGCTGCGTCCACCCCGCACCAACCATGATGCCAGCTTCAGAATTCACCGGCCACTTCACCACCGGCCGGGGTGATCAGACCTCGAAGAGTCGCGGTCTCCGTTTCGGACGAGAGGAATTGAACACTCCCATCCGCAAAGAGATGAGTACTCCCGCCGGTATGATGCAAATCGTCCTCCGGTTTCGGACTCAACATCAACCGCGCATCGGCATCCCAAGGGGCCATCCAGGGGACCGCCGCGTTCATGGGCGATTCCATGACCAAGATCGTATTCGACGTGCCGTCGGTGATCTCAGAAATCGTTCGTGGTTCGTTCGGGCGCAGACAACTGTCCGGAGTGACCACAGCCAAGTACACAGTCTGCGTTGGCTCTAATTCGGTCGACGGGCAATTATAGACCGGCACAACCGTTCCCCGCGCCTCCGCATTGGCGGGATCATCCCACGGTTTAGACAGGTCAATTTTGTCGTAGACCGTCTGGT from the Symmachiella macrocystis genome contains:
- a CDS encoding DUF1559 domain-containing protein gives rise to the protein MSRRSSSGGCGVISRTATIRRRGFTLVDALVFLGIIAILAVLILPEMFCGGDEASRRTLCRNNLKQIGLAMHNYHDVYGSFPPAYTVDADGKPLHSWRTLILPFMDHQTVYDKIDLSKPWDDPANAEARGTVVPVYNCPSTELEPTQTVYLAVVTPDSCLRPNEPRTISEITDGTSNTILVMESPMNAAVPWMAPWDADARLMLSPKPEDDLHHTGGSTHLFADGSVQFLSSETETATLRGLITPAGGEVAGEF